The following are from one region of the Phormidium sp. PBR-2020 genome:
- a CDS encoding tetratricopeptide repeat protein codes for MMQKSYILAVLSLLLVSPRGAIAQDPTPPDAAPPDAVSPMPPGEPAEPSFIAPAPADPNADLDWQIDNRLRNSPVVRDAINDAVDRNFAWTFGLLNILLLLLILFPIAGIALLWWMRREMVSQVVDEVENHLSDELKAEVSRELKADFAAAAPASSATPTAEPAQLKDMVSMALSVQNVMSNARHTIENSMQLQDRLNGRLQDVLELQMMQGRQLEANGQYTEAIAAFDRAIEVDERHPEAYCAKGTLLVTLQRLEEALATYAEAVKVAPDCAEAWYGIARCYALVGHQEPAIENLKKAIHLNPSLKEKAQESEAFASLREQDAFQTALAVS; via the coding sequence ATGATGCAAAAATCTTACATTCTCGCCGTTCTATCTTTACTGTTGGTTTCCCCCCGAGGGGCGATCGCTCAAGACCCGACTCCTCCAGACGCTGCCCCCCCGGATGCCGTTTCACCCATGCCCCCTGGGGAACCGGCAGAACCCTCCTTTATTGCCCCGGCCCCCGCAGACCCCAATGCCGATTTAGACTGGCAAATTGACAATCGTCTCCGCAATAGTCCTGTGGTTCGTGATGCCATCAATGATGCCGTTGATCGCAACTTTGCGTGGACATTTGGCCTATTAAATATTCTCTTATTGCTGTTAATTCTCTTCCCCATTGCGGGGATCGCTCTCTTGTGGTGGATGCGCCGGGAAATGGTGTCTCAAGTGGTGGATGAGGTGGAAAACCATCTGTCGGATGAGTTGAAAGCCGAAGTCAGTCGTGAGTTAAAAGCTGATTTCGCGGCGGCGGCCCCAGCCAGTTCAGCCACCCCCACCGCTGAACCGGCACAACTTAAAGATATGGTCTCCATGGCCCTGTCGGTGCAAAATGTCATGTCCAATGCCCGTCATACCATTGAGAACTCAATGCAATTGCAAGATCGGCTTAATGGACGTTTACAGGATGTCCTGGAACTCCAGATGATGCAAGGGCGACAACTGGAGGCCAATGGACAATACACTGAGGCGATCGCCGCCTTCGATCGCGCCATTGAGGTGGATGAACGCCATCCTGAGGCCTATTGTGCCAAAGGAACGCTCCTGGTCACGCTACAACGCCTTGAGGAAGCCCTAGCGACCTATGCTGAGGCGGTGAAAGTTGCCCCCGATTGTGCCGAGGCTTGGTATGGCATCGCCCGTTGTTATGCCCTGGTGGGCCATCAGGAACCGGCGATTGAGAATCTTAAAAAAGCGATTCATCTCAACCCTAGCCTCAAAGAAAAGGCGCAAGAGAGTGAGGCCTTCGCCAGTCTCCGGGAACAAGACGCTTTCCAGACGGCCCTGGCTGTCAGTTAG
- a CDS encoding ATP-dependent Zn protease, with protein MSQFALNVLAIGIFSLTMFSLLGPMLNLSPLYPAATVFVVLGLATVDQLGFQGQGGLVVLDWLGANTSDRRQRVIRHEAGHFLVAYLLDVPIANYSLSAWEALKQGQTGRGGVQFDDGQLLSQLSQGQLSAQQLNRYAMVWMAGIAAEELDDDSARGGIDDRQQLRLVLRQLRPVVRDSEARERWAILQARTLIDRHRDAYDALVEAMSQRLSVQECCDRIQQHLTPAVS; from the coding sequence ATGAGTCAATTTGCCTTAAACGTCTTAGCGATCGGCATTTTTAGCCTAACCATGTTTTCCCTCTTGGGACCGATGCTGAACCTATCGCCCCTGTATCCCGCGGCCACCGTTTTTGTCGTCTTGGGATTGGCGACGGTGGATCAGTTAGGTTTCCAAGGTCAGGGAGGACTGGTTGTCCTAGATTGGTTGGGGGCCAATACCAGCGATCGCCGTCAGCGAGTCATCCGCCATGAAGCGGGCCATTTTCTGGTGGCCTATCTCCTGGATGTGCCCATCGCCAACTATAGCCTCAGCGCCTGGGAAGCCCTTAAACAGGGACAAACTGGACGGGGAGGCGTTCAGTTCGACGATGGTCAATTACTCTCTCAACTCAGTCAGGGACAACTCTCGGCCCAACAGTTAAATCGTTATGCCATGGTCTGGATGGCGGGGATTGCGGCCGAAGAACTTGACGACGATAGCGCCCGAGGTGGCATTGACGATCGCCAGCAACTGCGTTTAGTCTTGCGTCAGTTACGTCCGGTAGTTCGTGATAGCGAGGCCCGAGAACGCTGGGCCATTTTACAGGCGCGAACCCTCATCGATCGCCATCGGGATGCCTATGATGCCTTAGTAGAAGCCATGTCTCAACGGCTAAGCGTTCAGGAATGCTGCGATCGCATCCAACAGCATCTCACCCCAGCCGTCTCCTAA
- a CDS encoding photosystem II oxygen evolving complex protein PsbP, translating into MTGFKRLVAMLAVVIAVALTGCSNSPSSGLTSYTDSYDGYRFLYPNEWIEMDASNLAPDVVLHDLIEQSENLTVIMNPVAAGETLEDLGTPTEVGYELSKRAIAPEGSDRVAELVDAQARQDEDGKTYYILEYAVTLPDQLRHNIASIAISRGQLFTLNVSTTERRWQNIQDKLRIVARSFFVY; encoded by the coding sequence ATGACCGGGTTTAAACGACTGGTAGCGATGCTTGCGGTAGTCATCGCCGTGGCCCTGACTGGGTGCAGCAATTCCCCAAGTAGTGGGTTAACCTCCTATACCGATAGCTATGACGGCTATCGCTTCCTCTATCCCAACGAATGGATTGAGATGGATGCGTCTAACCTCGCGCCGGATGTGGTGTTACATGATCTCATCGAACAAAGCGAAAATCTCACGGTGATTATGAATCCCGTTGCAGCGGGAGAAACCCTAGAAGATTTAGGAACCCCCACCGAAGTCGGCTATGAACTCTCCAAACGGGCCATCGCCCCCGAGGGGAGCGATCGCGTGGCAGAATTGGTGGATGCCCAAGCGCGACAGGATGAAGATGGCAAAACCTACTATATTCTGGAATATGCGGTCACCTTACCGGATCAACTGCGTCATAACATTGCCAGCATCGCCATTTCTCGCGGTCAACTCTTTACCCTGAATGTGTCGACAACCGAACGGCGTTGGCAAAATATTCAGGATAAACTGCGGATTGTCGCTCGTTCGTTCTTTGTCTATTAA
- the maf gene encoding septum formation inhibitor Maf — MSSPILILASASPARRQLLRSAGIDPIVCPSDLDESQVQLSNPVALVQTLAQLKGERIAAGIRCRDIAPHAPNPDQPESVLVLACDSVLVLDDQVYGKPANPEEAIARWQLMRGQVGELYTGHAIVDISQNITLVNCEVTKVHFAKVSDSEIKAYVATGEPLNCAGCFAIDGRGSLFVEKIEGCHSNVIGLSLPLFRRMLLELGYDLEKLW, encoded by the coding sequence ATGAGTTCCCCCATTCTGATTCTCGCCTCTGCTTCTCCCGCCCGTCGGCAACTCTTGCGTAGTGCAGGGATTGACCCTATTGTCTGTCCCAGTGATTTGGATGAATCTCAGGTTCAGTTGAGTAATCCGGTAGCCTTAGTGCAAACCTTAGCCCAACTGAAGGGAGAACGCATTGCAGCGGGGATTCGTTGCCGGGATATCGCCCCCCATGCACCTAATCCTGACCAGCCGGAGTCGGTGTTGGTGTTAGCCTGTGACTCGGTGTTAGTGTTGGACGACCAGGTGTATGGTAAACCGGCCAACCCCGAGGAGGCGATCGCCCGTTGGCAACTGATGCGGGGACAGGTGGGTGAACTCTATACAGGCCATGCCATTGTCGATATCTCTCAGAATATCACCTTGGTCAATTGTGAGGTGACAAAGGTGCATTTTGCCAAGGTGAGTGACTCGGAGATTAAGGCCTACGTCGCCACTGGGGAACCCCTCAACTGTGCTGGATGTTTTGCCATTGATGGCCGGGGAAGTCTATTTGTTGAGAAGATTGAAGGCTGTCATAGCAATGTCATCGGCTTGAGTTTGCCCCTGTTTCGACGGATGCTACTTGAACTTGGCTATGACTTAGAGAAATTGTGGTGA
- a CDS encoding FAD-dependent oxidoreductase gives MTDAEVIVIGSGIGGLVAGSLLARYGKSVIVCESHTLPGGAAHGFSRKGFHFDAGPSFFSGLGDGPSLNPLRQVLDALEVSLDTIPYDPLGEYHFPDGTFPVYCDRDRYYEEIARVTPHGAKEYRELERRLNKLYKGIRQIPTLALRSDWQALPFLLQHYPGALLKLLPIAGLTQKTVGEIMDTCVDNSWVRRTVNLECFLLSGLKSYGTIAPEMAFMYGERHHAKVDYPRGGSGAIVQALITGLEKWGGSLQLRSHVEKILVESGQVTGVRLRNGDILKAPIVISNATVWDTYRKLLSGHHLPPAYRKEALELPRLNSFMHLYLGIRADGLDSLGGHHVVLLDNTLDVNIPGNTCMVSIPSVWDSTLAPPGYHSLHCYTLEPYKSWKLDAKYEERKQQRSQSLYRALERIIPDIRDRIEFEMVGTPITHERFLRRYQGTYGPGIPPIQGIFPLNQTPLPGLYRVGDTTMPGIGVPAVAASGILCANSLVSPQQTLQLLKQVGLA, from the coding sequence ATGACTGATGCAGAAGTCATCGTGATTGGGAGTGGAATCGGTGGATTAGTCGCCGGTTCCCTCCTAGCGCGATATGGGAAGTCGGTAATTGTCTGTGAAAGTCATACTCTACCGGGGGGGGCCGCCCATGGATTTTCCCGTAAGGGCTTTCATTTTGACGCAGGACCCTCGTTTTTTTCTGGGTTAGGTGACGGCCCCAGCCTCAATCCCTTGCGTCAGGTTCTCGATGCGTTGGAGGTGTCCCTCGATACTATCCCCTACGATCCTCTGGGAGAGTATCATTTCCCCGATGGAACCTTTCCTGTGTACTGCGATCGCGATCGCTATTATGAGGAAATTGCCCGAGTGACTCCCCATGGGGCGAAGGAATATCGGGAACTCGAACGCCGTCTTAATAAACTCTACAAGGGCATACGCCAGATTCCCACCCTCGCCCTCCGCAGTGATTGGCAAGCCTTACCGTTCCTGTTACAACATTATCCTGGGGCCCTGTTAAAACTCCTCCCCATCGCCGGGTTAACGCAAAAAACCGTTGGGGAAATCATGGATACCTGTGTGGACAACAGTTGGGTGCGGCGTACTGTGAATCTCGAATGCTTCCTCCTCTCAGGATTGAAGTCTTACGGAACCATCGCCCCGGAAATGGCGTTTATGTATGGGGAACGCCATCACGCTAAGGTGGATTATCCGCGCGGGGGAAGTGGGGCCATTGTGCAGGCGTTGATTACGGGGTTGGAGAAATGGGGCGGAAGCTTACAGCTACGCAGCCATGTGGAGAAGATTTTAGTGGAGTCGGGCCAGGTGACGGGGGTACGGCTACGAAATGGTGACATCCTCAAGGCCCCGATTGTTATCTCCAACGCCACCGTCTGGGATACCTATCGCAAGTTACTCAGTGGCCATCATCTCCCCCCCGCTTATCGCAAGGAAGCCCTGGAATTACCCCGCCTCAATAGCTTTATGCACCTCTATTTGGGCATTCGCGCCGACGGGTTAGACTCGTTAGGGGGACATCATGTGGTGTTGTTGGACAATACCCTCGATGTGAATATCCCCGGAAATACCTGTATGGTGTCAATTCCCTCGGTGTGGGATTCTACTCTGGCGCCACCGGGCTATCATAGCCTTCACTGTTATACTCTCGAACCCTATAAGTCCTGGAAACTCGATGCGAAGTATGAGGAACGGAAACAGCAGCGATCGCAGTCTTTGTATCGGGCCCTAGAACGGATTATCCCCGATATCCGCGATCGCATTGAGTTTGAGATGGTGGGAACGCCGATTACCCATGAGCGGTTTTTACGGCGCTATCAAGGGACCTACGGCCCAGGGATTCCACCGATTCAAGGCATTTTCCCCCTCAATCAAACCCCCCTACCGGGATTGTATCGCGTCGGGGACACGACCATGCCCGGAATTGGGGTTCCGGCGGTGGCAGCGTCGGGGATTCTCTGCGCCAATAGTCTCGTTTCACCCCAGCAAACCTTACAACTCCTCAAACAGGTGGGTTTGGCTTGA
- a CDS encoding 16S rRNA (cytosine(967)-C(5))-methyltransferase, whose translation MSHPRQVAVMALNEIERKDTYADVALQRQLAKSRLTGGDRALATELVYGVVRRRRSLDAVIDQFAKKPADQQAPELRVLLRLGLYQLIYLDRVAEALAVDSTVELAKTQGLGGLAKVVNAILRQHLRQRSPENPLAISLPENPVSRLGVRHSYPDWIVQQWSESLGIGEAEQLCHWFNQPPQLYLRVNPLKTTREEVEKCFLEAGIGVEKLANLPQGLKLPSSGKIEALPGYQEGWWTVQDASAQWVSHLLNPQPGEMIVDACAAPGGKTTHIAELMGDRGQIWACDRTASRLKKVGQNCQRLQLQSVKTVLGDSRDLTQFRGQCDRVLLDVPCSGLGTLHRRADLRWRQTPEAIVELAQLQGDLLTAAAPWLKPGGVLVYATCTVSDVENEGVIQPFLDSHPDWTVEPPPQDWNLPVTESGGVRLYPHRHESDGFFMVKLRRPST comes from the coding sequence GTGAGTCATCCCCGTCAGGTGGCCGTGATGGCGTTGAATGAGATTGAACGCAAGGATACTTATGCGGATGTGGCCTTGCAACGACAGTTGGCGAAGTCGCGCTTGACGGGGGGCGATCGGGCCTTGGCGACGGAGTTGGTGTATGGGGTGGTTCGACGACGGCGATCGCTCGATGCGGTCATTGATCAGTTTGCCAAGAAACCGGCCGACCAACAAGCCCCGGAGTTACGAGTTTTATTACGTCTGGGACTCTATCAACTCATCTATCTCGATCGCGTGGCCGAGGCGTTAGCGGTCGATAGTACGGTGGAACTGGCGAAGACTCAAGGTTTGGGAGGCTTGGCTAAGGTGGTGAACGCCATTTTGCGCCAACATTTGCGCCAACGCAGCCCCGAGAATCCTCTGGCCATTTCCCTTCCGGAGAATCCTGTGTCTCGCCTGGGGGTGCGTCATAGTTACCCAGACTGGATTGTGCAACAGTGGTCTGAGTCGTTGGGAATCGGCGAGGCGGAACAACTCTGTCACTGGTTTAATCAACCCCCTCAACTCTATTTACGGGTGAATCCCCTAAAAACGACCCGAGAGGAGGTCGAAAAATGCTTTTTAGAGGCGGGTATTGGGGTCGAGAAGCTGGCTAATTTACCGCAAGGTTTAAAATTGCCGTCTTCTGGTAAAATCGAGGCTTTACCGGGCTATCAGGAGGGTTGGTGGACGGTGCAGGATGCTAGCGCCCAATGGGTGAGTCATCTCTTGAATCCGCAGCCAGGGGAGATGATTGTCGATGCTTGTGCGGCCCCCGGTGGGAAGACGACTCATATAGCTGAGTTGATGGGCGATCGCGGTCAGATTTGGGCCTGCGATCGCACGGCCTCGCGCTTAAAGAAGGTGGGACAAAATTGTCAGCGGTTGCAGTTACAGTCAGTGAAGACGGTTTTGGGGGATAGTCGGGATCTGACGCAGTTTAGGGGCCAGTGCGATCGTGTCCTCTTAGATGTTCCCTGTTCTGGTTTAGGAACCCTCCACCGTCGCGCCGATTTACGCTGGCGACAAACCCCAGAGGCGATTGTTGAGTTGGCCCAACTGCAAGGGGACTTACTGACGGCGGCGGCCCCTTGGCTAAAACCCGGTGGGGTGTTGGTGTACGCCACTTGTACTGTCAGTGATGTGGAAAATGAGGGGGTGATTCAACCCTTTTTAGACAGTCATCCCGACTGGACGGTGGAACCTCCCCCCCAGGACTGGAACCTACCGGTCACTGAGTCTGGAGGAGTCCGTCTCTATCCTCATCGCCATGAGAGTGACGGCTTTTTTATGGTCAAATTGCGGCGGCCATCAACTTAA